A single region of the Ictalurus punctatus breed USDA103 chromosome 26, Coco_2.0, whole genome shotgun sequence genome encodes:
- the sts gene encoding steryl-sulfatase isoform X1, translating into MKSPWTLLFLGPLLCAPSAWAVLKPNFVLMMVDDLGIGDLGCYGNTTLKTPHIDRLAEDGVKLTQHIAASPLCTPSRAAFLTGRYPIRSGMASHGRVGVYIISAVSGGLPKEEITFAKILKEQGYTTALIGKWHLGLNCEHNTDHCHHPSVHGFEHFYGIPMTNLRDCQPGHGSVFYNVRAHIPYRALGTALATLLLLHAKGLVLISRRLALCLGATLFMMIALFFLWVLTFPYFNCFLMRGHEVVEQPYVSENLTQKMTKEAIEFLERNSARPFLLFFSFLQVHTALFASPHFRGKSRHGLYGDAVMEVDWSVGQIMKTLQRLKLKDKTLVYLTSDQGPHLEEISIHGEVHRGYSGIYKGGKSTNWEGGIRVPGILHWPGELPGGKVIDEVTSNMDLFSSMVKLAGASIPSDREIDGRDLMPLLQGRVQRSEHEFLFHYCNAFLNAVRWHPANSTSIWKAFFFTPDFYPENSTTCFHTHACFCTEAYVTRHDPPLLYDLSKDPSETNPLTPDTEPNFSSVLEVILEAERVHTLGVKATEEQLSAKHMVWKPWLQPCCSSLHQLCMCQRDWQSGIVVNAGEGQEEKEK; encoded by the exons ATGAAGTCCCCATGGACTTTGCTCTTTCTCGGCCCGCTGCTGTGCGCTCCTTCGGCTTGGGCTGTTTTGAAGCCTAATTTTGTCCTAATGATGGTGGATGATCTGGGAATAGGAGACCTTGGATGCTATGGAAACACAACTCTGAA GACCCCTCACATCGACAGGCTGGCAGAGGATGGAGTGAAGCTGACCCAGCACATCGCTGCCTCTCCTCTGTGTACACCCAGCAGAGCTGCCTTCCTCACCGGCAGATACCCCATACGATCAG GAATGGCCAGCCACGGTCGTGTTGGGGTGTATATAATCTCtgcagtatctggtggcctTCCTAAGGAGGAGATCACATTCGCCAAGATCCTGAAAGAGCAAGGCTATACAACAGCTCTGATTG GAAAATGGCACTTGGGCCTGAACTGTGAGCACAACACCGATCACTGCCACCATCCCAGCGTTCATGGCTTCGAGCACTTCTACGGCATCCCCATGACCAACCTGCGTGACTGTCAGCCAGGCCATGGCTCCGTCTTCTACAACGTCCGAGCGCACATTCCCTACAGAGCGCTGGGTACCGCCCTCGCCACCCTACTCCTCCTCCACGCTAAAGGACTGGTTCTCATATCCCGCAGGCTCGCTCTGTGCCTGGGGGCGACACTGTTTATGATGATAGCTCTGTTTTTCCTCTGGGTGCTCACGTTCCCCTACTTCAACTGCTTCTTAATGAGAGGACACGAGGTGGTGGAGCAGCCGTACGTGTCCGAGAATCTCACGCAGAAGATGACCAAAGAGGCCATCGAGTTCCTGGAGAG GAATTCTGCGAGACCGTTCCtgctcttcttctccttcctccAAGTTCACACAGCTCTGTTCGCTTCTCCTCACTTCCGCGGGAAAAGCAGGCATGGCCTGTACGGAGACGCAGTCATGGAGGTGGACTGGAGTGTAG GTCAGATAATGAAAACTCTGCAGCGGCTAAAGCTGAAGGATAAGACGCTGGTTTATTTGACCTCAGATCAAGGCCCGCACTTAGAGGAGATATCCATCCATGGCGAGGTGCACAGAGGTTACAGCGGCATATATAAAG GAGGGAAATCAACCAATTGGGAAGGAGGGATTCGGGTGCCGGGGATCCTTCATTGGCCGGGAGAACTTCCTGGAGGAAAGGTTATCGATGAGGTCACAAGTAACATGGACCTCTTCTCTAGCATGGTGAAATTAGCTGGAGCTAGCATACCCAGTGATCG GGAGATAGATGGACGTGACCTCATGCCATTGCTGCAGGGTCGAGTGCAGCGTTCAGAACATGAATTTCTGTTCCATTACTGCAATGCCTTTCTGAATGCTGTGAGGTGGCACCCTGCTAACA GTACCTCGATATGGAAAGCCTTTTTCTTCACTCCTGATTTCTACCCTGAAAACTCTACCACCTGTTTCCACACGCACGCGTGCTTCTGCACTGAGGCCTACGTGACCCGTCACGACCCTCCGCTGCTCTATGATCTGTCGAAGGACCCATCTGAAACGAACCCGCTCACCCCGGATACAGAGCCCAACTTCAGCTCCGTGCTGGAGGTGATACTGGAGGCAGAGAGGGTGCACACGCTGGGTGTTAAAGCCACCGAGGAACAGCTCTCAGCCAAACACATGGTCTGGAAGCCCTGGCTCCAGCCGTGCTGCTCCTCCCTCCACCAGCTGTGCATGTGCCAACGAGACTGGCAGAGCGGGATTGTGGTAAATGCAGGAGAGGggcaggaagagaaagagaaatga
- the sts gene encoding steryl-sulfatase isoform X2, protein MTPHIDRLAEDGVKLTQHIAASPLCTPSRAAFLTGRYPIRSGMASHGRVGVYIISAVSGGLPKEEITFAKILKEQGYTTALIGKWHLGLNCEHNTDHCHHPSVHGFEHFYGIPMTNLRDCQPGHGSVFYNVRAHIPYRALGTALATLLLLHAKGLVLISRRLALCLGATLFMMIALFFLWVLTFPYFNCFLMRGHEVVEQPYVSENLTQKMTKEAIEFLERNSARPFLLFFSFLQVHTALFASPHFRGKSRHGLYGDAVMEVDWSVGQIMKTLQRLKLKDKTLVYLTSDQGPHLEEISIHGEVHRGYSGIYKGGKSTNWEGGIRVPGILHWPGELPGGKVIDEVTSNMDLFSSMVKLAGASIPSDREIDGRDLMPLLQGRVQRSEHEFLFHYCNAFLNAVRWHPANSTSIWKAFFFTPDFYPENSTTCFHTHACFCTEAYVTRHDPPLLYDLSKDPSETNPLTPDTEPNFSSVLEVILEAERVHTLGVKATEEQLSAKHMVWKPWLQPCCSSLHQLCMCQRDWQSGIVVNAGEGQEEKEK, encoded by the exons AT GACCCCTCACATCGACAGGCTGGCAGAGGATGGAGTGAAGCTGACCCAGCACATCGCTGCCTCTCCTCTGTGTACACCCAGCAGAGCTGCCTTCCTCACCGGCAGATACCCCATACGATCAG GAATGGCCAGCCACGGTCGTGTTGGGGTGTATATAATCTCtgcagtatctggtggcctTCCTAAGGAGGAGATCACATTCGCCAAGATCCTGAAAGAGCAAGGCTATACAACAGCTCTGATTG GAAAATGGCACTTGGGCCTGAACTGTGAGCACAACACCGATCACTGCCACCATCCCAGCGTTCATGGCTTCGAGCACTTCTACGGCATCCCCATGACCAACCTGCGTGACTGTCAGCCAGGCCATGGCTCCGTCTTCTACAACGTCCGAGCGCACATTCCCTACAGAGCGCTGGGTACCGCCCTCGCCACCCTACTCCTCCTCCACGCTAAAGGACTGGTTCTCATATCCCGCAGGCTCGCTCTGTGCCTGGGGGCGACACTGTTTATGATGATAGCTCTGTTTTTCCTCTGGGTGCTCACGTTCCCCTACTTCAACTGCTTCTTAATGAGAGGACACGAGGTGGTGGAGCAGCCGTACGTGTCCGAGAATCTCACGCAGAAGATGACCAAAGAGGCCATCGAGTTCCTGGAGAG GAATTCTGCGAGACCGTTCCtgctcttcttctccttcctccAAGTTCACACAGCTCTGTTCGCTTCTCCTCACTTCCGCGGGAAAAGCAGGCATGGCCTGTACGGAGACGCAGTCATGGAGGTGGACTGGAGTGTAG GTCAGATAATGAAAACTCTGCAGCGGCTAAAGCTGAAGGATAAGACGCTGGTTTATTTGACCTCAGATCAAGGCCCGCACTTAGAGGAGATATCCATCCATGGCGAGGTGCACAGAGGTTACAGCGGCATATATAAAG GAGGGAAATCAACCAATTGGGAAGGAGGGATTCGGGTGCCGGGGATCCTTCATTGGCCGGGAGAACTTCCTGGAGGAAAGGTTATCGATGAGGTCACAAGTAACATGGACCTCTTCTCTAGCATGGTGAAATTAGCTGGAGCTAGCATACCCAGTGATCG GGAGATAGATGGACGTGACCTCATGCCATTGCTGCAGGGTCGAGTGCAGCGTTCAGAACATGAATTTCTGTTCCATTACTGCAATGCCTTTCTGAATGCTGTGAGGTGGCACCCTGCTAACA GTACCTCGATATGGAAAGCCTTTTTCTTCACTCCTGATTTCTACCCTGAAAACTCTACCACCTGTTTCCACACGCACGCGTGCTTCTGCACTGAGGCCTACGTGACCCGTCACGACCCTCCGCTGCTCTATGATCTGTCGAAGGACCCATCTGAAACGAACCCGCTCACCCCGGATACAGAGCCCAACTTCAGCTCCGTGCTGGAGGTGATACTGGAGGCAGAGAGGGTGCACACGCTGGGTGTTAAAGCCACCGAGGAACAGCTCTCAGCCAAACACATGGTCTGGAAGCCCTGGCTCCAGCCGTGCTGCTCCTCCCTCCACCAGCTGTGCATGTGCCAACGAGACTGGCAGAGCGGGATTGTGGTAAATGCAGGAGAGGggcaggaagagaaagagaaatga